The DNA window GAGGTGGCCCCGCTGGCGTTCCTGCGGCCGATAACGGGTTCGGGGTCGCTGGCGTATACGGCCGACTTGATGAAGACGCATGGAGCCGACTCCCTGATCGGCCGCATCGCTTCAACGATCCAGGGGAGCACGGATACGACGCTGTACGTGCTGACCGTTTATTTCGGCGCCGTCGGCATCCGCAACGCCCGTTACGCTCTCAAGGTGGGGCTGCTGTCCGATCTGGTCGGCTTCCTGGCCGCCGTTGCGGTCTGCAGCGTCGTGTTTTAACCGCCCAACCTTTTTTATTGGCATACCATCAGGACATTTCCGTCCGGATCTTTAAAGTTAAACCAGTGCCCATGTTCGATGCCGGTGAGAAGTTTAACTTGATGTTTTTTCATCTATTCATACGCTTGCTGTCCAATATAATGCCCGCCGTGCCTTGCGCAGGCAATATATACAAATGGCCGAACAGGATATCTCCTTCGGCCGGCAAATTCAAAATCTGCAATACCAATCTCTTGCTTTTTCGATAGGGCTGACGGGAATAAAAACGCAACGGATCTGATTTTTGATCGGGCTTGACATCTCACATGTCCT is part of the Paenibacillus thermoaerophilus genome and encodes:
- a CDS encoding spore maturation protein produces the protein MYGLIAILSAWAIPALIAFIPLYAAYRKVPVYESFVSGAKDGFDTAIRIIPHLVGMMVAISVFRASGAMDGIIGLIRPALEAVGIPSEVAPLAFLRPITGSGSLAYTADLMKTHGADSLIGRIASTIQGSTDTTLYVLTVYFGAVGIRNARYALKVGLLSDLVGFLAAVAVCSVVF